The Rosa rugosa chromosome 1, drRosRugo1.1, whole genome shotgun sequence genomic sequence CTTAAAATAACGAAAATCGCAAATGGTATTTGCATGTCAATAGAAACGTGGTTCAAATTCTATCATGTAAAGTGACCACACAGAATCTCGAAATACTATCATGAGCTATGAGTAATTTGGCTTGGCCTTCCCGAGTTATTAGtaaatttttaataaaaagaacTTTTTTCTTAAAAAGGTTTATCGTGATGGAGggtgaaaagaaaatttttGTTGTTAGGAGTCGGTTTTTGGTGGAGCGGCCAAGTCATATGGCTCCACGCTTTTACGGAAAAGTACACagacctcaaaaatatttgtttgTATTGATGCTTCCTTGTTAATAATTACTTAAATTGTCAAATTGAGATTTACATATTAGATTAAAACAACAAAGGAGGTGTAAGTTGACTTTTAAGGGATGAATTTCAACCAGCTTATGCATTCATATGTCACAAACAAACTGATCAAGCAGTGCAGTTCTAAGGGATGTGAGTATTAGATAAACTTTTCCTTTTAGGAAATAGATTGAGAATAATTTAATCCGCTATGATACTTTTTCCTTTGAGGAATAAGATTGAGAATATCCTATGAATTACATGTTACCTGATTCCTttttggatttgaattcctATTCCAATCAAAATAAACTTATCAGAAATCGAGAAAAAGTATGAATAAAAGTGGATAAGGGATTGTACGTTGTTTGCCTAAATCCTATTAGTACTTCCTCGATTTGGTAATGCTGTATATCTATATAATGACTGCCCCCTATGCTTTCTTCCCCCCGTTGTTCTCTGAACGAACTAATTCTCATGCCATCGGAAAATCATCGAAAAATAATAGATTTTAAACAAGATGCAAGCTGTCGAAGGTACACCATGTCTGCAGTTTCCCTTACCTCCTGTGCCGGTCGTAAATCCTTACTTGGGTACAATGGAGTACTGCTACTCAATTATTCCCCTTCCCATGCATGATCCCGACCCTCTTCCTATACCTGGCGTTATATATCCGGTTTGGAAGAGCAATTTAGTGCCTGCGTTTTCGCAGATTTGGAAACTAATTAGCCAAGGTGGCCGCTGGTTCGCTTCTATAGACACAGAATTCCCTGGCACAATTTATGATTACGACAAAGGCCGTCTCCATGACCCTCTGTACAAGtatatgatgatgaagaagaacgTGAACGACACCAACATAATCCAGTTGGGTCTCACACTCGCAGACCTTAACCAAAACATCTATACCTGGGAGTTCAATTTCAGCGACTTTGATATTGACCGTGAAGATCATAAGCATATCAAGCGCTCAATTGAGTTACTTAAGCGTCACGGAATCGATTTCTGGAGAAACAAGGAGGATGGTATACCTTCGCATGAGTTCGC encodes the following:
- the LOC133728372 gene encoding probable CCR4-associated factor 1 homolog 11; this encodes MQAVEGTPCLQFPLPPVPVVNPYLGTMEYCYSIIPLPMHDPDPLPIPGVIYPVWKSNLVPAFSQIWKLISQGGRWFASIDTEFPGTIYDYDKGRLHDPLYKYMMMKKNVNDTNIIQLGLTLADLNQNIYTWEFNFSDFDIDREDHKHIKRSIELLKRHGIDFWRNKEDGIPSHEFARMCREVGLLENRLVELTWVGFQISSDLGYFTKILTGQKLPDDFEEYKKAERIYFGDRVCDVKDMMNSFPTLKGGLNNVAEKLGIARAAGKSHQAGSDSLLTYLTFIKLSSM